A genome region from Bradyrhizobium commune includes the following:
- a CDS encoding ABC transporter permease gives MTRISPARIALYVISALVLIYLILPVLIIAPISFSSARFLTFPPPSFSLRWYQQYFSNPAWMQATRVTLTVALLTVVIATPLGVAAAYAISQSKLRIMRVIHMALLLPLVVPIIITAVGIFFVYAKVGLVATLPGLVLANVMLGLPYVVISVLAGMQSFDPAQEMVARSLGMNRLRSFFAVTLPQIKSSVVAGGIFAFISAMDETIVALFISGGQYQPLTKRMFTALRDEIDPTIAAISTLMTAASFLLVLAASARQKKPG, from the coding sequence ATGACGCGCATCTCGCCCGCCCGGATCGCTCTCTATGTGATCAGCGCGCTGGTGCTGATCTATCTGATCCTTCCCGTGCTGATCATCGCGCCGATCTCGTTCTCCAGCGCACGCTTCCTGACCTTCCCGCCGCCGTCCTTCTCGCTGCGCTGGTACCAGCAATATTTCTCAAATCCGGCCTGGATGCAGGCGACGCGGGTGACGCTGACGGTGGCGCTGCTGACCGTCGTGATCGCGACGCCGCTCGGCGTTGCCGCCGCCTACGCCATCAGCCAGTCGAAGCTGCGCATCATGCGCGTCATTCACATGGCGCTGCTGTTGCCGCTGGTGGTGCCGATCATCATCACCGCGGTCGGCATCTTCTTCGTCTACGCAAAAGTCGGTCTGGTTGCGACCCTGCCGGGCCTCGTGCTGGCGAATGTGATGCTGGGATTGCCCTACGTCGTCATCTCCGTTCTCGCAGGCATGCAGAGCTTCGACCCCGCTCAGGAGATGGTGGCGCGCAGCCTCGGCATGAACCGCCTGCGCAGCTTCTTCGCGGTGACCTTGCCGCAGATCAAGTCGAGCGTGGTCGCGGGCGGCATCTTCGCCTTCATCTCGGCGATGGACGAGACCATCGTCGCGCTGTTCATCTCCGGCGGTCAGTATCAGCCGCTGACCAAGCGCATGTTCACCGCGCTGCGCGACGAGATCGACCCGACAATAGCGGCGATCTCGACGCTGATGACGGCGGCGTCGTTCCTGCTGGTGCTCGCGGCGAGCGCGCGGCAGAAGAAGCCTGGGTGA
- a CDS encoding TetR/AcrR family transcriptional regulator — protein MLKRMPPPSKRTNDPERTKRDILEVAMAEFASEGYSGARVDAIAARTRTSKRMIYYYFGGKEQLYLAVLEEAYRSIRALEDQLDIASCDTREGLRRLIEATFDHDERNPNFIRLVSIENIHHGKHLKQNLQLRQLNASVIATLDGILKRGRAEGAFRDDVDAIDLHLAISSYCFFRVANRHTFGALFDRDLSEPRVLAKSRTQIVEMILAWLAKKG, from the coding sequence ATGCTCAAGCGCATGCCGCCCCCATCGAAGCGCACCAACGACCCCGAGCGCACCAAGCGCGACATCCTCGAAGTGGCGATGGCCGAATTCGCCTCGGAAGGCTATTCCGGCGCGCGCGTCGACGCGATCGCGGCGCGGACGCGCACGTCCAAGCGGATGATCTATTATTATTTCGGCGGCAAGGAGCAGCTCTACCTCGCCGTGCTGGAGGAGGCCTATCGCAGCATCCGCGCGCTGGAGGACCAGCTCGACATCGCAAGCTGCGATACACGCGAGGGCCTGCGCCGGCTGATCGAGGCGACCTTCGACCATGACGAGCGCAACCCGAACTTCATCCGCCTCGTCTCGATCGAGAACATTCACCACGGCAAGCACCTCAAGCAGAATTTGCAGCTGCGCCAGCTCAACGCCAGCGTGATCGCGACCCTCGACGGCATTTTGAAGCGTGGCCGCGCCGAGGGCGCCTTCCGCGACGACGTCGACGCCATTGATCTGCATCTCGCCATCTCCTCCTACTGCTTCTTCCGCGTCGCCAACCGCCACACCTTCGGCGCGCTGTTCGACCGCGACCTCAGCGAGCCCAGGGTGCTGGCGAAGAGCAGAACGCAGATCGTGGAGATGATCCTGGCGTGGCTGGCGAAGAAGGGGTGA
- a CDS encoding MFS transporter: protein MSSTSIASLHAPSTADAGQNKLPKRAALVSFVGSMLEYYDFFIYGTAAALIFPKVFFANVDPSTGTLLALLSFGIGYIARPVGAVILGHFGDRIGRKTVLLFTLVIMGASTLAIGLLPDAKSIGNAAPIILTLLRLLQGLSAAGEQSGANSLTLEHSANSNRAFFTSWTLSGTQAGAILATLVFIPVASMPEDQLLSWGWRIPFLLSALVLLVAYLVRRTMPETPVFADIKDKAQVARFPVIALLRDYWPDVLRVIVCALIATVSTMTAVFALGYATSKFGVARPTMLWAGVLGNVVALFAQPLWALFADRIGRKPVFIGGVLGCAVLLFPYFMLVTSGSTPAIFAAAIGLYIIYSAPNAIWPSFYAEMFEARVRYSGTAIGTQLGFLAAGFTPLVSASLVGEGPNGWIPVAIFVAGCCVASAAAASTARETHKVDIADLGKRRA, encoded by the coding sequence ATGAGCTCGACCTCAATCGCATCGCTGCACGCGCCGTCCACTGCGGACGCCGGGCAAAACAAGCTGCCGAAGCGCGCTGCGCTCGTCAGCTTCGTCGGCAGCATGCTCGAATACTACGACTTCTTCATTTACGGCACCGCGGCCGCGCTGATCTTTCCAAAAGTGTTCTTCGCCAATGTCGACCCGTCGACCGGGACGCTGCTTGCGCTGCTGTCGTTTGGCATCGGCTACATCGCGCGTCCGGTCGGCGCCGTCATCCTCGGCCATTTCGGCGACCGCATCGGCCGCAAGACGGTGCTGTTGTTCACACTTGTGATCATGGGCGCCTCGACGCTCGCGATCGGGCTGCTGCCGGACGCCAAATCGATCGGCAATGCCGCGCCGATCATCCTGACGCTCTTGCGCCTGTTGCAGGGCCTCTCGGCGGCCGGCGAGCAGAGCGGGGCGAACTCGCTGACGCTGGAGCACTCCGCCAATTCCAACCGCGCCTTCTTCACGAGCTGGACCTTGAGCGGCACCCAGGCCGGCGCGATCCTGGCGACGCTGGTGTTCATTCCCGTCGCCAGCATGCCGGAAGATCAATTGCTGAGCTGGGGCTGGCGGATTCCGTTCCTGCTCTCCGCGCTGGTGCTGCTGGTCGCCTATCTGGTGCGGCGGACCATGCCGGAAACGCCGGTATTCGCTGACATCAAGGACAAGGCGCAGGTCGCGCGCTTCCCCGTCATCGCTCTGCTGCGCGACTACTGGCCGGACGTGCTGCGCGTGATCGTCTGCGCGCTGATCGCGACCGTCAGCACCATGACCGCGGTGTTCGCGCTCGGCTACGCCACCAGCAAGTTCGGCGTCGCGCGTCCGACCATGCTGTGGGCCGGTGTGCTCGGCAATGTCGTGGCGCTGTTCGCGCAACCGCTCTGGGCCTTGTTCGCCGACCGGATCGGCCGCAAGCCGGTGTTCATCGGCGGCGTGCTCGGCTGCGCCGTGCTGCTGTTCCCATATTTCATGCTGGTGACGTCGGGCAGCACACCGGCGATCTTCGCCGCCGCGATTGGCCTCTACATCATCTACTCCGCGCCGAACGCGATCTGGCCGTCGTTCTACGCGGAGATGTTCGAGGCGCGCGTGCGCTATTCCGGCACCGCGATCGGCACTCAGCTCGGCTTCCTTGCCGCGGGCTTCACGCCGCTGGTGAGCGCGAGCCTGGTCGGCGAGGGACCGAACGGCTGGATCCCGGTTGCGATCTTCGTCGCCGGCTGCTGCGTCGCCTCGGCGGCTGCTGCATCGACCGCGCGCGAAACCCACAAGGTCGACATCGCCGATCTCGGCAAGCGGCGCGCTTGA
- a CDS encoding carboxylesterase/lipase family protein, translating to MSEAQGNDRMLTNAVPTTLGPVIGAAQGAVRAFKGVPFATARRFARATLPPAWTEPRRCTDYGGHAPQPGDLDQAEQSCLSLNIWTPAEANRPLPVLFFIHGGAFVTGGGADYDGAFLAAHGPAVIVTINYRLGPLGFLQLHRHGLGEANNLAISDALAALDWVHANIANFGGDPDAVTLSGQSAGASMVITLATLPQAKGKFIRALALSAPGRNIMSADHADDVARRVLDELELARDPAAITTVPLLKLFAGVEKVGRRLADETASGTVFGPVLDGAVIPREPRDVFADGTLRDIPLWLGSCRDEMMMFLKSAPPAAMIRTTERNVRAAFGDAGWERLLAYYRGSARVDEDPYEALLSDAFWHRPMAELARLHAAAGGAVWLSRFDHRPALEPFLSQGPTHGADNACLWAHLPNFIDRPILKRKGGPMTPADIDVAARFQTSLLRFVTSGTPDVAQAWPRFAPAREPLAIFGQPFHIVPLNEGARSRIWAELGLSGT from the coding sequence TTGAGTGAAGCACAGGGCAACGATCGCATGCTGACCAACGCAGTTCCGACCACGCTCGGCCCCGTCATTGGGGCCGCGCAAGGGGCCGTCCGCGCCTTCAAGGGCGTGCCGTTCGCGACCGCGCGGCGCTTTGCCAGGGCAACGCTGCCGCCGGCGTGGACGGAGCCGCGCCGGTGCACGGACTACGGCGGCCATGCGCCGCAGCCCGGGGATCTCGATCAGGCGGAGCAGTCCTGTCTCAGCCTCAACATCTGGACACCGGCGGAAGCCAACCGCCCGCTGCCGGTGTTGTTCTTCATCCATGGCGGCGCCTTCGTCACCGGCGGCGGCGCCGATTATGACGGCGCATTCCTCGCCGCGCACGGCCCGGCCGTCATCGTCACCATCAACTACCGGCTCGGTCCGCTCGGCTTCCTGCAACTGCATCGCCACGGATTGGGCGAAGCCAACAATCTCGCCATCTCGGATGCGCTCGCCGCGCTCGACTGGGTGCACGCGAACATCGCGAATTTCGGCGGCGATCCGGATGCGGTGACGCTCTCCGGCCAATCGGCCGGCGCCTCCATGGTGATTACGCTCGCAACATTGCCGCAGGCGAAAGGCAAGTTCATCCGCGCGCTCGCGCTGAGTGCCCCGGGCCGCAATATCATGAGCGCTGACCATGCCGACGATGTCGCGCGCCGCGTGCTCGATGAGCTCGAGCTTGCGCGCGATCCGGCCGCGATCACCACCGTGCCACTGCTGAAGCTCTTCGCGGGCGTGGAAAAAGTCGGCCGCAGGCTGGCGGACGAAACCGCTTCAGGCACCGTGTTCGGTCCGGTGCTCGACGGCGCCGTGATTCCGCGCGAGCCGCGCGATGTCTTTGCCGACGGCACCTTGCGCGACATTCCGCTCTGGCTTGGCTCCTGCCGCGACGAGATGATGATGTTCCTGAAGAGCGCGCCGCCGGCCGCAATGATCCGCACCACCGAGCGCAATGTGCGCGCTGCCTTCGGCGATGCCGGCTGGGAGCGTCTGCTGGCCTATTATCGGGGCTCGGCGCGCGTCGACGAGGATCCCTATGAAGCGTTGCTGTCGGATGCGTTCTGGCATCGCCCGATGGCCGAACTCGCGCGGCTTCATGCAGCCGCCGGCGGCGCGGTGTGGCTGAGCCGGTTCGACCATCGCCCGGCGCTGGAACCGTTTCTATCGCAAGGGCCGACCCATGGCGCCGACAACGCCTGCCTCTGGGCGCATTTGCCCAACTTCATCGATCGCCCGATCCTGAAGCGCAAGGGCGGGCCGATGACACCGGCCGACATCGATGTCGCCGCGCGGTTCCAGACCAGCCTGCTGCGCTTCGTCACCTCAGGCACGCCGGACGTTGCGCAAGCCTGGCCGCGCTTCGCGCCGGCCAGGGAGCCGCTGGCCATCTTCGGTCAGCCGTTTCACATTGTCCCTCTCAACGAAGGCGCGCGCTCCCGCATCTGGGCGGAGCTTGGCCTGAGTGGGACGTGA
- a CDS encoding transporter substrate-binding domain-containing protein gives MNRRDALTTVALAGAAMAATASAKADAAPTSTLDRIKKSGVLRIAVIAGQDPYFHKDLATNQWSGACIDMANDIAAKLGAKVETLESTWGNQILDLQADKIDLAFAVNPTPERSLVIDFSSPILVHSFTVITKKGFAKPQTWSELNKPEVKIAVDIGSTHETIARRYCPKANILGFKTRDEAILAVSTGRADCNVSLAVLSIFTLKKNPTLGELAIPRPILTLPTNLGIRAEADRRYKDFLSAWADYNRSLGQTREWLLKAYETVGLSADDIPGEVQF, from the coding sequence ATGAACCGCAGGGACGCACTCACCACCGTCGCATTGGCGGGCGCCGCCATGGCCGCGACCGCCTCGGCCAAGGCCGACGCCGCGCCGACGTCCACGCTCGATCGCATCAAGAAGAGCGGTGTGCTGCGGATCGCGGTCATCGCCGGCCAGGATCCCTATTTCCACAAGGATCTCGCCACCAATCAATGGTCGGGCGCCTGCATCGACATGGCGAACGACATCGCGGCCAAGCTCGGCGCCAAGGTCGAGACGCTGGAATCGACCTGGGGCAACCAGATCCTCGATCTCCAGGCTGACAAGATCGACCTCGCCTTCGCCGTCAATCCGACGCCGGAGCGTTCGCTCGTCATCGACTTCTCGTCCCCGATCCTGGTGCACTCCTTCACCGTCATCACCAAGAAGGGCTTTGCCAAGCCGCAGACCTGGTCCGAGCTCAACAAGCCCGAGGTCAAGATCGCCGTCGACATCGGCTCGACCCACGAGACCATCGCGCGGCGTTACTGCCCGAAGGCGAACATCCTCGGCTTCAAGACCCGCGACGAGGCGATCCTTGCGGTGTCGACCGGCCGTGCCGACTGCAACGTCTCGCTGGCGGTGCTGTCGATCTTCACCCTGAAGAAGAATCCGACACTCGGCGAGCTCGCGATCCCGCGGCCGATCCTGACGCTGCCGACCAATCTCGGCATCCGCGCCGAAGCCGATCGCCGCTACAAGGATTTCCTCAGCGCCTGGGCCGACTACAACCGTTCGCTGGGCCAGACCCGCGAATGGCTGCTGAAAGCCTATGAAACCGTCGGCCTCAGCGCCGACGACATTCCGGGCGAAGTGCAGTTCTGA
- a CDS encoding NAD(P)-dependent oxidoreductase, which yields MRAVFVDANDTLAAVTEKLLGAANLPVSINRNPSIKPGDLPGLLGPAEIMIVDHTAVPTAIAAKCAKLKHVVFLGTGARSYMNPEELAEHGIAVHIIKGYGDTAVAECAIALMWASAKSFGEMDRGMREGNWLRRDAVQLTGKTLGLIGFGGIAAEAARMAAGCGMKVIAWNRTPKTHPGVEFVALEKLLAESHVVSLHLLLNDGTKGFLSRERIAQMRKGSILINTARGAVVDEDAMLDALRSGHIAHAGLDVFTVEPLPAGHALTKLPNVTLSAHSAFRTPEASDNLIGAALDHCRRIIAAGK from the coding sequence GTGCGTGCTGTTTTCGTCGATGCCAACGACACCCTGGCCGCGGTCACCGAGAAGTTGCTCGGCGCCGCCAATCTGCCGGTCAGCATCAACCGCAATCCCTCCATCAAGCCCGGCGATCTGCCCGGCCTGCTCGGCCCCGCCGAGATCATGATCGTGGACCATACGGCGGTGCCGACGGCGATTGCCGCGAAGTGCGCGAAGCTGAAGCATGTCGTCTTCCTCGGCACCGGCGCGCGCAGCTACATGAACCCGGAGGAGCTGGCCGAGCACGGCATCGCCGTTCACATCATCAAGGGCTATGGCGACACCGCGGTCGCCGAATGCGCGATTGCGCTGATGTGGGCCTCTGCCAAGAGCTTTGGCGAGATGGACCGCGGCATGCGCGAGGGCAATTGGCTGCGCCGCGACGCGGTCCAGCTTACCGGCAAGACGCTCGGGCTGATTGGCTTCGGCGGCATTGCGGCCGAAGCCGCGCGCATGGCGGCGGGCTGCGGCATGAAGGTGATCGCCTGGAACAGGACGCCGAAGACGCATCCGGGCGTCGAATTCGTTGCGCTGGAGAAGCTGCTGGCGGAGAGCCACGTCGTCTCGCTGCATCTGCTGCTCAACGACGGGACCAAGGGATTTCTGTCGCGCGAACGCATCGCGCAGATGCGCAAGGGCAGCATCCTGATCAACACCGCGCGCGGTGCCGTCGTCGACGAGGACGCGATGCTCGATGCGCTGCGCTCCGGCCACATTGCCCATGCCGGTCTCGACGTCTTCACGGTCGAGCCGCTGCCGGCCGGCCATGCCCTGACCAAATTGCCGAACGTGACGCTGTCGGCGCATTCGGCGTTCCGCACGCCGGAGGCGAGCGACAATCTGATCGGCGCCGCGCTCGATCACTGCCGCCGCATCATCGCGGCCGGCAAGTAA
- a CDS encoding RidA family protein — protein sequence MSDITRIDQNARRSRASVFGDLVFLAGQVADTKTADITQQTKEALAKVDDMLARAGTDKSRLLSVQVWLKSMDDFDAMNAVYDAWVVPGDAPTRACGKVELADPAFRIEVIAIAARR from the coding sequence ATGTCGGATATCACCCGCATCGACCAGAACGCCCGCCGCAGCCGCGCCTCCGTGTTCGGCGACCTCGTCTTCCTCGCCGGCCAAGTCGCGGACACCAAGACCGCCGACATCACCCAGCAAACAAAAGAGGCATTGGCGAAAGTCGACGACATGCTGGCGCGCGCCGGCACCGACAAGTCGCGCCTGCTCAGCGTCCAGGTCTGGCTCAAGTCCATGGACGATTTCGACGCCATGAATGCGGTCTATGATGCCTGGGTCGTGCCGGGCGACGCGCCGACGCGCGCCTGCGGCAAGGTCGAGCTCGCCGATCCCGCCTTTCGCATCGAGGTGATCGCGATTGCCGCGCGACGCTGA
- a CDS encoding thiamine pyrophosphate-binding protein, producing MSIRNTRTGGQILIDQLVAQGVERVTCVPGESYLAALDALHDSPIDVMICRAEGGAAMMAEAYGKLTGRPGVCFVTRGPGATNASHGVHIAMQDSTPMILFVGQVDTGMREREAFQELDYKAVFGTMAKWAVEIDRPDRIPELVARAFRVAMQGRPGPVVVSLPENMLTETAAVADAMRIEPAVSWPAPADVARVSAMLASAKAPLVILGGSRWTDDATKSIARFAERFDLPVATSFRRASLIDADHSHYAGDLGIGPSPGLKARIDNADVILLIGGRMSEMPSSSYTLFDIPTPQQKLIHVHPGSEELGRIYQPALAIQATPAAFAAAVETLKPAGSVAWKGEAAKAHSDYLAWTEKARELPGHFQYGQVMTWLRDRLPKDAIVCNGAGNYAGWIHRHHRFHSFASQLAPTSGSMGYGVPAAVLAKRQYPDRIVVAFAGDGCFLMNGQEFATAVQYDAPLVVIVVDNSQYGTIRMHQERDYPGRVVGTQLKNPDFAMYAKAFGGHGERVERTEEFAPAFERALASGKPSILHCIIDPRAISVGKDFVPAVKA from the coding sequence ATGAGTATTCGCAACACCCGCACCGGGGGCCAGATCCTGATCGATCAGCTCGTCGCCCAAGGCGTCGAGCGCGTCACCTGCGTGCCGGGCGAGAGCTATCTCGCTGCGCTCGACGCACTGCATGACAGCCCGATCGACGTCATGATCTGCCGCGCCGAAGGTGGCGCCGCGATGATGGCGGAAGCCTATGGCAAGCTCACCGGACGGCCGGGCGTCTGCTTCGTCACCCGCGGCCCCGGCGCCACCAATGCCAGCCACGGCGTCCACATCGCGATGCAGGATTCCACCCCGATGATCCTGTTCGTCGGCCAGGTCGACACCGGCATGCGCGAGCGCGAGGCGTTCCAGGAGCTCGACTACAAGGCGGTGTTCGGCACCATGGCGAAATGGGCGGTCGAGATCGATCGCCCCGACCGCATTCCGGAGCTGGTCGCGCGCGCCTTCCGCGTCGCGATGCAGGGCCGCCCGGGTCCGGTCGTGGTCTCGCTGCCGGAGAACATGCTGACGGAAACCGCGGCCGTTGCCGATGCCATGCGCATCGAGCCGGCGGTGAGCTGGCCGGCGCCTGCGGACGTCGCGCGCGTCAGCGCGATGCTCGCGAGCGCCAAGGCGCCGCTGGTGATCCTCGGCGGCTCGCGCTGGACCGATGACGCCACCAAGAGCATCGCGCGCTTCGCGGAGCGGTTCGACCTGCCGGTCGCGACCTCGTTCCGCCGCGCGTCGCTGATCGACGCCGATCATTCGCACTATGCCGGCGATCTCGGCATCGGGCCGAGCCCGGGCCTGAAGGCGCGCATCGACAATGCCGATGTCATTCTGCTGATCGGCGGCCGCATGTCGGAAATGCCGTCCTCGTCCTACACGCTGTTCGATATTCCGACCCCGCAGCAGAAGCTGATCCATGTGCATCCGGGCTCGGAAGAGCTCGGCCGCATCTATCAGCCGGCGCTGGCGATCCAGGCGACGCCCGCCGCGTTCGCCGCCGCCGTCGAGACGCTGAAGCCCGCAGGCTCGGTTGCCTGGAAGGGCGAAGCGGCCAAGGCCCATTCCGATTATCTGGCCTGGACCGAGAAGGCGCGCGAGCTGCCGGGCCATTTCCAGTACGGCCAGGTCATGACCTGGCTGCGCGACCGGCTGCCGAAGGACGCGATCGTCTGCAACGGCGCCGGCAATTATGCCGGCTGGATCCATCGCCATCACCGCTTCCACAGTTTTGCCTCGCAGCTCGCGCCGACCTCGGGCTCGATGGGTTATGGCGTGCCGGCGGCGGTGCTGGCGAAACGGCAATATCCGGATCGAATCGTCGTCGCCTTTGCCGGCGACGGCTGTTTCCTGATGAACGGACAGGAATTCGCGACCGCCGTGCAGTACGACGCGCCGCTGGTCGTGATCGTCGTCGACAATTCGCAATACGGCACCATCCGCATGCATCAGGAGCGCGACTATCCCGGCCGCGTCGTCGGCACCCAGCTCAAGAACCCCGACTTTGCGATGTACGCAAAGGCGTTCGGCGGCCATGGCGAGCGCGTCGAGCGCACCGAAGAATTTGCGCCGGCGTTCGAGCGCGCGCTGGCTTCGGGCAAGCCATCGATCCTCCACTGCATCATCGATCCGCGCGCGATCTCGGTCGGCAAGGATTTTGTGCCGGCGGTGAAGGCGTAA
- a CDS encoding NAD(P)/FAD-dependent oxidoreductase — MPEGRHVAIIGAGAVGVISAIEALREGHRVTLIDPGEPGGEQAASYGNAGWLSSHSVIPPAEPGVWKKVPGYLMDPLGPLAIRWSYLPKALPWLIKYLLSGWTEARVETTAFALRDLLKDAPLLHRKLAEEAGVPELIERNGVMHAFPSRGNFDNDLGWRLRKKVGVEWLELNADEIRQREPELHPRYSFAVVVEEAGRCRDPGAYVAALANHALANGAKLVRAKATGLKLSGNKLVAVITETGEIPCDAAVVAAGARSKALTASVGDPLPLETERGYHVMIENPESGPRSSIMASDAKMVVNWTDKGLRAAGTVEIAGLEAAPNWKRAEILRNNLFGMFPKLPKDIPASRIKTWFGHRPSMPDGRPCIGYARASRDIVYAFGHGHVGLVGSARTGRLVAQLLSGKQPEIPLAPFSPTRFL; from the coding sequence ATGCCGGAAGGCCGCCACGTCGCCATCATCGGAGCCGGCGCGGTCGGCGTGATCAGCGCCATCGAGGCGCTGCGCGAGGGCCATCGCGTCACGCTGATCGATCCGGGCGAGCCCGGTGGCGAACAGGCAGCGAGCTACGGCAATGCCGGCTGGCTCTCCTCGCATTCGGTGATCCCGCCGGCCGAGCCCGGCGTCTGGAAGAAGGTGCCGGGTTATCTCATGGATCCGCTCGGGCCGCTCGCGATCCGCTGGTCGTATCTGCCGAAGGCGCTGCCCTGGCTGATCAAGTACCTGCTCTCAGGCTGGACCGAGGCGCGGGTCGAGACAACGGCGTTTGCGTTGCGCGATCTCCTCAAGGACGCGCCGCTGTTGCACCGGAAGCTCGCGGAAGAGGCCGGCGTCCCTGAATTGATCGAGCGCAACGGCGTGATGCACGCCTTCCCGTCGCGCGGCAATTTCGACAATGATCTCGGCTGGCGCCTGCGCAAGAAGGTCGGCGTCGAATGGCTGGAGCTCAATGCCGACGAGATCCGTCAGCGCGAGCCGGAGCTGCATCCGCGCTACTCTTTTGCCGTGGTGGTGGAGGAGGCCGGCCGCTGCCGCGATCCCGGCGCCTATGTCGCAGCGCTTGCCAATCATGCGTTGGCGAATGGCGCGAAGCTCGTGCGTGCCAAGGCAACGGGTCTGAAGCTGTCCGGCAACAAGCTCGTGGCTGTCATCACGGAGACCGGCGAGATTCCTTGCGATGCCGCGGTGGTCGCCGCAGGCGCGCGTTCAAAGGCGCTGACCGCATCGGTCGGCGATCCCCTGCCGCTCGAGACCGAGCGCGGCTATCACGTCATGATCGAGAATCCGGAGTCAGGGCCGCGCAGCTCGATCATGGCGTCGGATGCGAAGATGGTGGTCAACTGGACCGACAAGGGCCTGCGCGCTGCCGGCACCGTCGAGATCGCGGGCCTCGAGGCCGCGCCGAACTGGAAGCGCGCCGAGATTTTGCGCAACAATCTCTTCGGCATGTTCCCAAAACTGCCGAAGGATATTCCGGCCTCGCGCATCAAGACCTGGTTCGGCCATCGCCCGAGCATGCCGGACGGTCGGCCCTGCATCGGCTATGCGCGCGCCTCGCGCGACATCGTCTACGCCTTCGGCCACGGCCATGTCGGCCTGGTCGGCTCGGCCCGCACCGGCCGTCTTGTCGCGCAGCTCCTGAGCGGCAAGCAGCCCGAAATTCCGCTCGCGCCGTTTTCGCCCACTCGCTTCCTCTGA
- a CDS encoding aspartate/glutamate racemase family protein → MTYPANSSSRIARGGKAIYGAPLGILMLEARFPRIPGDMGNGTTWPFPVLYRVVSGASPEKVVLKGAAGLLPDFIDAAKDLVRLGAEAITTNCGFLSLFQKEIAAAVGVPVATSSLMQVPWVQATLPPGKRVGLVTVSGSTLTPAHLEGAGVPLDTPLVGTEHGKEFFRVLIKAEKDDMDVAQAERDVVEAGKELVAKNPDVGAIVLECTNMPPYAAALQAEVGLPVYDIYSMITWFHAGLRPRAFG, encoded by the coding sequence ATGACGTACCCGGCCAACTCGTCCTCCCGTATCGCCCGTGGCGGCAAGGCCATCTATGGCGCCCCGCTCGGCATCCTGATGCTGGAAGCGCGCTTCCCCCGCATTCCCGGCGACATGGGCAACGGCACGACCTGGCCGTTCCCCGTGCTCTATCGCGTCGTGAGCGGAGCTTCGCCGGAGAAGGTGGTGCTGAAGGGCGCGGCCGGCCTGCTGCCTGACTTCATCGACGCGGCGAAAGATCTGGTGCGGCTGGGGGCCGAAGCCATCACCACCAATTGCGGCTTCCTCTCGCTGTTCCAGAAGGAGATCGCGGCCGCCGTCGGCGTTCCCGTCGCGACCTCGTCGCTGATGCAGGTGCCGTGGGTGCAGGCCACCCTGCCGCCCGGCAAGCGCGTCGGCCTCGTCACGGTGTCGGGCTCGACCCTGACCCCGGCCCATCTCGAAGGCGCCGGCGTGCCGCTCGACACGCCGCTGGTCGGCACCGAGCACGGCAAGGAGTTTTTCCGCGTCCTGATCAAGGCTGAGAAGGACGACATGGACGTGGCGCAAGCCGAGCGTGATGTGGTCGAGGCCGGCAAGGAGCTGGTCGCCAAGAACCCCGATGTCGGCGCGATCGTGCTCGAATGCACCAACATGCCGCCTTATGCGGCGGCGTTGCAGGCCGAAGTCGGCTTGCCCGTCTACGACATCTATTCCATGATCACCTGGTTTCATGCTGGACTGCGTCCGCGCGCTTTTGGCTGA
- a CDS encoding GntR family transcriptional regulator: MSNVELASDSIVDRVYEQLKAMAVSYEFKPGERLNEGELAKRLGVSRTPLREALNRLNTEGFLRFTPGKGFFCRELDAHEIFDLYELRKSIEVASVRLAIKRAKDEDIDALLKFLEATGPDPGERTSVELVELDETFHERLMAMSNNAEMLRVLRNVNARIRFVRWIDMDSINRNNTQAEHRAVIEGLKARNEETCVSVLEKHIDRRLDRITSAIKEGYAQIYMPAAVRSAAN, from the coding sequence ATGAGCAACGTGGAACTGGCTTCCGATAGTATCGTCGATCGCGTCTATGAGCAGCTCAAGGCGATGGCCGTGAGCTACGAGTTCAAGCCGGGCGAGCGGCTCAACGAGGGTGAGCTGGCCAAGCGCCTCGGCGTCAGCCGCACGCCGTTGCGCGAGGCGCTCAACCGTCTCAACACCGAAGGCTTCCTGCGCTTCACGCCAGGCAAGGGTTTCTTCTGCCGCGAGCTCGATGCGCACGAGATCTTCGATCTCTACGAGCTGCGCAAGTCGATCGAGGTCGCGTCCGTCCGTCTCGCCATCAAGCGGGCGAAAGACGAGGACATCGACGCGCTGTTGAAATTCCTCGAAGCGACCGGCCCCGATCCCGGCGAGCGCACCTCGGTCGAGCTGGTCGAGCTGGACGAGACCTTTCACGAGCGGCTGATGGCGATGTCCAACAATGCCGAGATGCTGCGGGTGCTGCGCAACGTCAACGCCCGCATCCGCTTCGTGCGCTGGATCGACATGGACAGCATCAACCGCAACAACACGCAGGCCGAGCACCGCGCCGTGATCGAAGGCCTGAAGGCGCGGAACGAGGAGACTTGCGTCTCGGTGCTGGAGAAGCACATCGACCGCCGCCTCGATCGCATTACGTCGGCGATCAAGGAAGGCTACGCGCAGATCTACATGCCGGCCGCGGTGAGGTCCGCGGCGAACTAG